The following coding sequences lie in one Niabella agricola genomic window:
- a CDS encoding sulfatase-like hydrolase/transferase codes for MMQKKWILTAMLAWSMLAGFSQTNNRPNVLIIYTDDVGYGDLSCNGAKVIATPNIDQLAQNGINFSNAHATASTCTPSRYSLLSGRYAWRKKGTNILPGDANLIIPTDITTLPKVFQRAGYITGVVGKWHLGLGNQSPVDWNKEVAPGPREVGFDYSFIFPATADRVPTIFMENQKALGLEEKDPIAVDYQKAFPGERTGKEHPELLKQPSDPRQGHDGHIVNGIGRIGFMQGGTRSEWTDEELGYVFNNKAVDFIDQSLKHKKPFFLYYAIHNIHVPRMPGTEFKGKSKLGYRGDVILEMDHSVGVVMAALKERGVLKNTIVIFSSDNGPVLNDGYMDQSAETATALNHKPGGVYRGGKYSAFEAGTRVPFIVQWPAKIAAGKRSDALVSQIDLMASFAAFLQVKLPGGEFTDSRNYFSTLMGQSMKSRDFIVEQPANSALCIVKDGWKYLSPSKGPALMGAVNIETGYSPEGQLYDLKKDPGEQANLAAKYPQRVQELKTLLEKIMAE; via the coding sequence ATGATGCAGAAAAAATGGATACTTACCGCAATGCTCGCCTGGAGTATGCTAGCTGGTTTTTCCCAAACCAACAACCGCCCAAATGTGCTGATCATTTATACCGATGATGTAGGTTACGGAGACCTGAGTTGCAATGGGGCTAAAGTGATTGCAACGCCCAATATCGACCAGCTGGCGCAAAACGGAATTAATTTTTCCAACGCGCATGCAACGGCCTCTACTTGTACGCCCTCCCGGTATTCCCTGCTTTCGGGCAGGTATGCCTGGCGTAAGAAAGGAACCAATATCCTTCCGGGTGATGCCAACCTGATAATTCCTACTGATATTACCACGCTGCCCAAAGTGTTTCAGCGGGCCGGCTATATCACCGGGGTTGTAGGGAAATGGCACCTGGGGCTGGGCAATCAATCGCCGGTAGACTGGAATAAGGAAGTTGCACCCGGACCAAGAGAAGTAGGGTTTGATTATTCTTTTATATTTCCTGCAACGGCCGACCGGGTTCCCACGATCTTTATGGAAAATCAAAAGGCCCTTGGTTTGGAGGAAAAAGATCCGATCGCCGTTGACTATCAAAAAGCATTCCCCGGTGAACGAACGGGAAAAGAACATCCTGAATTATTAAAGCAGCCCAGTGATCCCCGGCAGGGGCACGACGGGCATATTGTAAACGGTATTGGCCGTATCGGGTTTATGCAAGGTGGGACACGCAGTGAATGGACAGACGAAGAACTGGGATATGTGTTTAATAACAAGGCCGTCGATTTTATCGACCAGAGCCTGAAACATAAAAAGCCCTTCTTCCTTTATTATGCCATTCATAACATCCATGTGCCCCGGATGCCTGGAACGGAATTCAAAGGAAAGAGCAAGCTGGGATACCGGGGGGACGTGATCCTTGAGATGGACCATAGCGTAGGCGTGGTGATGGCTGCATTGAAGGAACGGGGGGTATTGAAGAACACCATCGTTATTTTCAGCAGTGACAATGGCCCGGTACTCAATGATGGCTATATGGACCAGTCTGCAGAAACGGCCACGGCCCTCAATCATAAACCGGGAGGTGTATACCGGGGCGGTAAGTACAGTGCTTTTGAAGCCGGTACAAGGGTGCCCTTTATTGTACAGTGGCCGGCAAAGATCGCCGCTGGCAAAAGATCGGATGCCCTGGTGAGCCAAATCGACCTCATGGCTTCGTTTGCCGCATTCCTTCAGGTAAAGCTGCCCGGCGGGGAGTTTACCGACAGCCGGAACTATTTTTCAACTTTAATGGGCCAAAGCATGAAATCCCGCGATTTTATTGTGGAACAGCCGGCCAACAGTGCGTTGTGCATCGTGAAGGACGGCTGGAAATACCTGTCGCCTTCAAAAGGACCCGCATTGATGGGAGCGGTGAATATCGAAACCGGGTACAGCCCGGAGGGGCAGTTATACGATCTGAAAAAGGATCCGGGAGAACAGGCGAACCTCGCTGCAAAATATCCGCAACGGGTGCAGGAGCTTAAGACACTGTTGGAAAAGATAATGGCGGAGTAA
- a CDS encoding RagB/SusD family nutrient uptake outer membrane protein gives MKQMIVQKKDLVWAYVALVIVTFCSCAKKLDLYPRDQFANDVFWTSEANVNVALTALYRGNIQMQKAAEFGPTDWWSYNGLLFLEFATDNAYDRRGDNSNFNKLTNGTLTANTGDYPNYWSNSYSRISRCNYFLDNIGKAAIGDALRKRVIAEARFLRATQYLYLSTYFGAVPLVTAVLQPEQANKVTKAPLSEVQAFVAKELTDAAADLPTAKQLAAPERGRATQQAALAFLGRLYLNQENWQQAAVTYKKIIDLNEHLIDPDYASLFNGTNESSKEIIFATQYLVDLAPNGMLQHFFPAMSAGWGIFCPLGSLAEAYDFKDGSAFSYNSPQYDPADFGKNRDPRLAATILYSNALFKGAPYISHPDVTSSPDQLTLSKQATRTGFSMRKFAYDGFGGGDLQNSGIDLPIIRYAEVLLSYLEAQVRMGIAGQGLLDETINKVRARASVSMPPVTEQDPVKLMAILKKERRVELALEGTRLWDLYRWNDAVTVLQGKFFGAAYPGAKNLRKAPDGATDPNSRWYVTTKNFKAENYPWPVPQAEVNINPNLK, from the coding sequence ATGAAACAAATGATAGTTCAAAAAAAAGACCTTGTTTGGGCTTATGTGGCCCTGGTTATTGTTACTTTTTGCTCCTGTGCCAAAAAGCTGGACCTGTATCCCAGGGATCAGTTTGCCAATGATGTTTTCTGGACCAGTGAGGCCAACGTAAACGTTGCACTGACCGCTTTGTACCGCGGAAACATCCAGATGCAGAAAGCCGCTGAGTTCGGGCCAACCGACTGGTGGTCTTACAACGGGTTGCTGTTTCTAGAGTTTGCAACCGATAATGCATATGACCGCAGAGGCGATAACTCCAACTTTAACAAACTTACCAACGGAACGCTTACTGCCAATACTGGTGATTATCCTAATTACTGGAGCAACAGTTACTCCAGGATTTCGCGCTGCAATTATTTCCTGGATAATATCGGTAAAGCGGCCATCGGGGATGCCCTCAGAAAGCGGGTGATTGCTGAGGCCCGGTTTCTGCGCGCCACACAGTATCTGTATCTGTCCACGTATTTTGGCGCTGTTCCGTTGGTTACTGCGGTATTGCAACCCGAGCAGGCCAATAAGGTAACCAAAGCCCCTTTAAGCGAGGTGCAGGCTTTTGTAGCAAAAGAACTCACGGACGCGGCCGCCGACCTCCCAACAGCCAAACAACTGGCTGCACCGGAAAGAGGACGAGCTACCCAACAGGCGGCACTTGCTTTTTTGGGGCGCCTGTACCTGAACCAGGAAAACTGGCAACAGGCGGCGGTCACTTATAAAAAGATCATAGATCTGAATGAGCACCTGATTGATCCGGATTATGCCAGTTTGTTTAACGGCACCAACGAAAGCAGCAAGGAAATCATCTTTGCAACGCAGTACCTGGTTGACCTGGCACCCAATGGGATGTTACAGCATTTCTTTCCGGCAATGTCAGCGGGGTGGGGTATTTTTTGTCCGCTCGGAAGCCTGGCCGAAGCATATGATTTTAAAGATGGCAGCGCGTTTTCGTATAACAGTCCGCAGTACGATCCCGCAGATTTTGGAAAGAACCGTGATCCGCGGCTGGCCGCAACTATCCTTTACAGCAATGCGCTTTTTAAAGGAGCGCCGTATATCAGTCATCCGGATGTGACCTCTTCTCCGGATCAGCTAACGCTGAGTAAACAAGCTACGAGAACGGGTTTCAGCATGCGGAAATTTGCCTATGATGGATTTGGAGGCGGTGATCTGCAGAATTCCGGTATCGACCTGCCGATTATCCGCTATGCAGAGGTGCTGCTCAGTTACCTGGAAGCACAGGTGCGGATGGGTATTGCAGGGCAGGGCCTGCTGGACGAAACGATTAATAAAGTGCGTGCCCGCGCTTCTGTATCCATGCCCCCGGTTACCGAACAGGATCCGGTAAAGCTGATGGCCATTCTGAAGAAAGAACGCCGCGTGGAGCTGGCGCTGGAAGGCACCCGTTTATGGGATCTCTACCGCTGGAACGATGCCGTAACGGTACTGCAGGGTAAATTCTTCGGTGCCGCTTATCCCGGCGCAAAAAACTTAAGAAAGGCTCCTGACGGGGCTACTGATCCCAACAGCCGCTGGTATGTGACAACTAAGAATTTTAAAGCCGAAAATTATCCCTGGCCGGTGCCACAGGCTGAAGTAAATATTAACCCCAATCTGAAATAA
- a CDS encoding SusC/RagA family TonB-linked outer membrane protein, whose product MQLKFYRVLIALVMLCSLQGMAQHNAEVRGLVLSQGGEPLPGASVRIVDVQNPATVVHQVTDATGGFAAQMVYGRSYDLYFSFVGYRNDSLKRFSLNAGEKSSIMMRLAALPGQMDEVVVVGYGTQRRVNVIGAISQVNAKDLNNRAVTQATQALTGQMPGVTVIQRSGQPGGGSAGTIRIRGVASFGANPDALVLIDGIPGQLSNIDPNDISSISVLKDAASAAIYGSRAANGVILVTTKSGQGMNGKIKISYNGYIGTQRATQYPEFVHSWEYAQARNEATPGTYTEEEIRKFRDGSDPDHYPDVNYIDLMFKKGTLQTGHNLSVANKTANTDYLLSLGYLYQNGIVARNDYQRYNLRFNMSNRLAEKLKLSTRLSATQELNDQPAPSATQDFSDMLTAISQVVRIPATFPYLLSNGDFGTGLANKGTPYTYLNNESFFNSKWTNLAGNLRLDWEIVHGLTLSGIGGYTNSSNWSRRFLSSQVLNAAVRLGPGNLTQNNEEVEYKTLQQLLEYKNTFGQHAVNVLLGHTYEYNGDRVSSNFRNGYVSNSLTELNAGDPGTQTNSGNKTEWAMDSYFGRLQYNYATRYLAEVTVRRDGSSRFPPTLRYADFPGYALGWRISEEPFFKQHIPWINELKLRASYGTLGNQNIGNYPWQLVLALGGNYSYPFGNTIAAGSILTTLTDTTLHWESTRTKDIALEGTALKGRLSFSAAYFDRYGYDILANPGSSYSAVLGFGVGTINAGKLSNKGWEFELGYNETRNKFTYGMRANLSVIRNKVLDLGPGLNIPQPNGLVGNGSSRFLGYPIDLYYGYRADGLFVDQADIDAYANQTAINPKPKPGDIRYKDISGPDGKPDGKVDATYDRAILGTNIPKYTYGIALHAGYAGVDFSALLQGVSGVNGRLTNYAGYAMYQNGNIQRWQLDGRWTAQDPDRNARYPRMEEIANTGTPNTLLSDFWLLNGSYLRIKNIQLGYTLGDKNLKWMRIQSLRIFAAAENLATFSRYPRGWDPEINTAGDYYPILANFTLGVNVNF is encoded by the coding sequence ATGCAGTTAAAATTTTATCGCGTTTTAATCGCACTGGTCATGCTTTGCTCCCTGCAGGGCATGGCACAACACAATGCCGAAGTGCGGGGATTGGTATTGAGCCAGGGAGGCGAGCCGCTTCCGGGCGCTTCGGTTAGGATCGTAGATGTACAAAATCCTGCAACGGTAGTGCACCAGGTCACGGATGCAACGGGCGGGTTTGCCGCCCAGATGGTGTATGGACGTTCCTATGATCTTTATTTTTCGTTCGTGGGATACCGGAACGACTCATTGAAACGTTTTTCACTGAATGCCGGGGAAAAAAGCAGCATTATGATGCGGCTGGCGGCCTTACCCGGTCAAATGGATGAAGTGGTGGTAGTGGGATATGGTACGCAAAGAAGGGTAAACGTGATCGGTGCCATTTCACAGGTAAACGCTAAGGACCTCAATAACCGGGCGGTTACACAGGCTACCCAGGCACTCACCGGTCAGATGCCGGGTGTTACGGTCATCCAGCGTTCGGGGCAGCCGGGAGGGGGCAGTGCAGGAACGATCCGGATCCGTGGCGTTGCATCCTTTGGTGCCAACCCGGATGCATTGGTATTGATCGACGGTATTCCCGGTCAGCTAAGCAATATAGACCCGAATGATATATCAAGCATATCGGTGCTAAAAGACGCTGCATCGGCAGCAATCTACGGTTCAAGGGCGGCAAATGGTGTGATCCTGGTTACCACAAAATCCGGACAGGGGATGAATGGAAAAATAAAGATCAGTTATAATGGTTATATCGGCACGCAACGGGCCACGCAATATCCGGAGTTTGTGCATTCATGGGAATACGCGCAGGCACGCAACGAAGCCACACCCGGTACTTATACGGAAGAGGAGATCCGGAAGTTTCGCGATGGCTCGGATCCAGATCATTACCCGGATGTAAATTATATCGACCTGATGTTTAAAAAAGGTACGTTACAAACGGGGCATAATTTGTCTGTGGCGAATAAAACCGCCAATACCGATTACCTGCTGTCGCTGGGCTATCTTTATCAAAACGGTATTGTTGCCCGGAATGATTACCAGCGCTACAACCTGCGTTTTAATATGTCGAACCGGCTGGCCGAAAAATTAAAGCTTTCAACAAGACTGTCTGCCACGCAGGAGCTCAATGATCAGCCCGCTCCGTCGGCTACCCAGGACTTCAGTGATATGCTTACGGCCATCAGCCAGGTGGTGCGGATACCGGCAACCTTTCCTTATCTGCTCAGCAATGGCGATTTTGGTACGGGCCTTGCCAACAAGGGTACGCCTTATACCTATCTTAATAATGAGTCCTTCTTTAACTCAAAGTGGACGAACCTGGCGGGTAATCTGCGGCTCGACTGGGAGATTGTGCACGGGCTTACGCTTTCCGGCATCGGCGGATATACCAACAGCTCCAACTGGTCGCGGCGGTTCTTATCGAGCCAGGTATTGAATGCCGCGGTGAGGCTGGGGCCGGGGAACCTGACCCAGAACAATGAAGAAGTAGAATATAAAACCCTGCAGCAATTACTGGAATATAAAAACACCTTTGGGCAGCATGCGGTCAACGTATTGCTGGGCCATACCTATGAATACAACGGCGATCGCGTTTCTTCCAATTTCCGGAACGGGTATGTATCCAACAGTCTTACCGAGCTAAACGCAGGTGATCCCGGAACCCAAACCAATTCCGGTAATAAAACGGAGTGGGCCATGGATTCTTATTTTGGCCGGCTTCAATACAATTATGCAACACGTTACCTGGCCGAAGTGACTGTACGTAGGGATGGATCCTCACGGTTCCCGCCCACACTCCGTTATGCTGATTTTCCCGGCTATGCCTTGGGCTGGCGTATTTCTGAGGAACCGTTTTTTAAGCAACATATTCCGTGGATCAATGAACTCAAGCTCCGGGCTTCTTATGGTACGCTGGGCAATCAGAATATTGGTAATTATCCCTGGCAGCTGGTGCTGGCGCTGGGCGGCAATTACAGTTATCCGTTCGGAAATACGATTGCGGCCGGTTCTATCTTAACCACGCTTACAGATACCACGCTTCACTGGGAGTCTACCCGTACCAAGGATATTGCATTGGAGGGAACCGCGCTAAAGGGGCGGCTAAGTTTCAGCGCGGCGTATTTCGACCGCTATGGGTACGATATCCTGGCCAACCCCGGAAGCAGTTATTCTGCGGTGCTGGGATTTGGTGTGGGAACCATCAATGCCGGTAAACTGAGCAATAAAGGCTGGGAATTTGAACTGGGATATAATGAAACCCGGAACAAATTCACCTATGGAATGCGGGCTAACCTTTCGGTGATCCGGAACAAGGTACTGGACCTGGGACCAGGGCTGAATATTCCGCAACCCAACGGCCTGGTAGGAAATGGTTCCAGCCGCTTCCTGGGCTATCCGATCGATCTGTATTACGGGTATCGCGCAGACGGTTTGTTTGTAGACCAGGCAGATATTGACGCGTACGCCAATCAAACGGCGATCAATCCCAAGCCGAAACCGGGAGATATCCGTTATAAAGATATCAGCGGTCCCGACGGAAAGCCGGATGGCAAGGTGGATGCCACTTACGACCGGGCAATACTGGGCACCAATATTCCCAAATATACCTACGGGATCGCATTACATGCAGGATATGCCGGAGTGGATTTCAGTGCCTTGCTGCAGGGTGTAAGCGGCGTAAATGGCCGTCTGACCAACTATGCAGGCTACGCCATGTACCAGAACGGGAACATTCAGCGGTGGCAACTGGATGGAAGATGGACGGCGCAGGATCCTGACCGGAATGCACGTTATCCCCGTATGGAAGAAATTGCCAATACAGGTACGCCCAATACCCTGCTATCGGATTTCTGGTTGCTGAACGGCAGCTATCTCCGTATTAAAAACATTCAACTGGGTTATACCCTGGGGGATAAAAATCTTAAATGGATGAGGATACAGTCGCTGCGGATATTTGCAGCAGCCGAAAACCTGGCAACCTTTAGCCGCTATCCGAGAGGATGGGATCCGGAGATCAATACAGCCGGAGATTATTACCCTATCCTGGCCAACTTTACCCTGGGTGTAAATGTGAATTTTTAA